One window from the genome of Streptococcus parasanguinis encodes:
- a CDS encoding GNAT family N-acetyltransferase, producing MMIRSITPADQEQLLLLEEELHDNEEKKHKATLEEALGSKEAISLLAEQAGDAVAYLLATEDQPLKGDLIVLRLAVRPAFQGQGYGSILIAALKDLAVQKEKEAIWIDCPEDLLSYFSQQGFRDEAESDRGVHMVWER from the coding sequence ATGATGATTCGATCAATCACCCCAGCTGATCAAGAACAGTTGCTGTTGCTAGAAGAAGAACTTCATGACAATGAAGAAAAGAAGCACAAGGCCACTCTTGAGGAAGCGCTAGGTTCGAAGGAAGCCATTTCTTTGCTTGCAGAGCAGGCGGGGGATGCTGTGGCTTACTTGTTGGCGACAGAAGACCAGCCTTTAAAAGGAGACCTAATTGTATTGCGACTAGCAGTGAGACCAGCCTTTCAAGGTCAAGGCTATGGTTCTATTTTGATCGCTGCTTTAAAGGATCTAGCTGTTCAAAAGGAAAAGGAAGCCATTTGGATCGATTGCCCAGAAGACTTACTATCTTATTTTTCCCAGCAAGGATTTCGAGATGAAGCTGAGTCTGATCGAGGTGTCCATATGGTTTGGGAACGATAG
- a CDS encoding GNAT family N-acetyltransferase: protein MKEKIHIRQAELEDLDAIERIELENFSEEEAIAREILKDHIEKIQTTFLVAECQGQILGYLEGPVRPERYLIDSSFSEVEDLSQLEKGFISITSLSIAKEAQGLGVGTLLLEAMKEIAIKDGRQGINLTCHDYLIPYYEKQGFTNEGLSESQYAGEVWYNLVWENENLD, encoded by the coding sequence ATGAAAGAAAAGATTCACATTAGACAGGCAGAGCTGGAGGATTTGGATGCCATCGAGCGCATTGAGCTTGAAAATTTCTCAGAAGAAGAAGCGATTGCGCGTGAGATTTTAAAAGATCACATCGAAAAGATTCAAACGACATTTCTTGTAGCAGAGTGCCAAGGTCAGATATTAGGCTATTTAGAAGGACCTGTTAGACCGGAGCGCTATTTGATCGATTCCTCTTTTTCAGAGGTTGAAGATCTAAGCCAGTTAGAAAAAGGCTTTATTTCCATTACGAGTCTATCCATTGCTAAAGAAGCCCAAGGGCTAGGGGTTGGAACCCTCTTGCTTGAGGCAATGAAAGAAATTGCGATTAAGGATGGCCGTCAAGGGATCAATTTGACCTGTCATGATTATTTGATCCCTTATTACGAAAAGCAAGGATTTACCAATGAAGGTCTTTCAGAATCCCAATATGCGGGTGAAGTTTGGTACAATCTGGTCTGGGAAAATGAAAACCTTGATTAA